The following proteins are encoded in a genomic region of Nitratireductor sp. GISD-1A_MAKvit:
- a CDS encoding Do family serine endopeptidase, translated as MNRSGASGKGRRRLVATVASLAIAGVVGIGAITSATAPVMAEAVRLDQPVQAPSFADIVEKVSPAVVSVRVKADVEMASNRGGSGLFEMPGFEELPDGHPLKRFFREFRGDRGGEKQRRRQGRPRPVSQGSGFFISEDGYLVTNNHVVDGGSSFTVVMDDGTEIDAKLVGTDARTDLAVLKVEEERSFTYVDFADDAKVRVGDWVVAVGNPFGLGGTVTAGIVSARGRDIGAGPYDDFIQIDAAVNRGNSGGPAFNLTGEVVGINTAIFSPSGGNVGIAFAIPASVAKEVVRDLIEDGTVERGWLGVQIQPVSKDIAESVGLDEEKGALVADAQDGEPADKAGIRSGDIIIAVDGKTVSSPKELARLVAAFAPGNEVEVTLWRNGKTESVSVTLAEMPGTKSLASAGGGAQSDIMNAQFGLKVTPAEDGDGLVVTDVEPGSAADERGIRPGDIIREVNSRSVKSGKDVEEAVSAAVEAGRKAVLVQIQRDDATRFIALPAGEG; from the coding sequence ATGAATAGATCGGGCGCAAGTGGCAAGGGGCGCAGGCGCCTTGTCGCAACGGTCGCATCTTTGGCCATCGCCGGGGTGGTCGGAATTGGCGCCATAACGAGTGCCACGGCTCCGGTCATGGCCGAGGCGGTGCGCCTTGACCAGCCCGTCCAGGCGCCGAGCTTTGCAGACATCGTCGAGAAGGTTTCGCCCGCCGTGGTAAGCGTCCGGGTCAAGGCCGACGTGGAAATGGCCTCTAACCGTGGCGGCTCGGGCCTTTTCGAAATGCCGGGTTTTGAAGAGCTGCCTGATGGACATCCGCTCAAGCGCTTCTTCCGAGAGTTCCGCGGAGACAGGGGCGGGGAGAAACAACGCCGTCGTCAGGGCCGCCCGCGGCCTGTTTCGCAGGGATCCGGTTTCTTCATTTCCGAAGATGGCTATCTCGTCACCAACAATCATGTGGTCGATGGTGGTAGCAGCTTCACCGTTGTCATGGATGATGGAACCGAGATCGACGCGAAGCTCGTTGGAACGGATGCCCGCACGGATCTGGCGGTCCTGAAAGTCGAGGAAGAGCGCAGCTTCACCTATGTCGACTTTGCCGATGACGCGAAGGTTCGGGTTGGCGACTGGGTGGTTGCGGTTGGCAATCCGTTCGGTCTTGGCGGTACGGTGACGGCCGGTATCGTTTCCGCCCGCGGCCGTGATATCGGAGCAGGACCCTATGACGACTTCATTCAGATCGACGCAGCGGTGAACCGAGGCAATTCCGGTGGCCCCGCCTTCAATCTGACGGGTGAAGTGGTTGGCATCAACACGGCGATATTCTCGCCGTCGGGCGGCAATGTGGGTATTGCCTTTGCCATCCCGGCCTCCGTCGCCAAAGAAGTCGTCAGGGATCTGATCGAAGATGGAACCGTCGAGCGTGGCTGGCTTGGCGTTCAGATCCAGCCTGTCTCGAAAGACATCGCCGAATCCGTCGGCCTGGATGAGGAAAAAGGTGCACTGGTTGCCGATGCACAGGACGGAGAGCCCGCCGACAAGGCCGGTATCCGCTCCGGCGACATCATCATTGCGGTGGATGGTAAAACAGTGTCCTCACCAAAGGAGCTTGCACGCCTGGTGGCCGCTTTCGCCCCGGGGAACGAGGTCGAAGTGACCCTGTGGCGCAATGGCAAGACGGAGAGCGTCAGCGTGACACTCGCCGAGATGCCGGGCACGAAGTCTCTGGCTTCGGCCGGCGGGGGGGCACAGTCGGACATCATGAACGCGCAGTTCGGCCTCAAGGTCACGCCGGCAGAGGATGGCGACGGGCTGGTCGTGACGGATGTCGAACCGGGTAGCGCGGCCGACGAGCGTGGCATTCGCCCCGGTGACATCATCCGTGAGGTCAACTCGCGCTCGGTCAAGTCCGGCAAGGATGTGGAAGAAGCGGTCTCTGCTGCCGTAGAGGCGGGACGCAAGGCCGTCCTGGTGCAGATCCAGCGCGATGATGCCACGCGCTTCATTGCCCTTCCAGCCGGCGAAGGCTGA
- a CDS encoding alpha/beta fold hydrolase, producing the protein MAPITQKLEFRGHSGAKLAARLDLPNGAVRAYALFAHCFTCSKDLLAARRIAAELTRAGIAVLRFDFTGLGSSEGEFASTNFSTNIGDLESAAMFLEKHYEAPSVLIGHSLGGAAVLAIAGRLKSVRAVATIGAPADTEHVLKNLGSSLSEIERHGQADVSLGGRRFRVASQFIEDVRSHSLLEAVSALRVPLLLMHGPLDEIVGIDNATEIFLAARHPKSFVSLDTGDHLLSRSEDATFAASVIAGWLSRYISADEPQGNVDVEHVRVLETGQGKFQNAVQAGRHRLFADEPVSFGGLDTGPSPYDFLSIALGACTTMTLRMYAERKKLELGRVSVDVSHAKIHARDCVDCTDADAARGRIDRFERVIDVENAISDELRAKLLEIAGKCPVHRTLESVAHVHTRHRHKGSSES; encoded by the coding sequence ATGGCGCCCATAACCCAGAAGCTCGAATTTCGTGGACACTCGGGCGCAAAACTTGCCGCCCGGCTGGATCTGCCCAACGGCGCGGTAAGGGCGTACGCGCTGTTTGCACATTGCTTCACCTGCTCAAAAGACCTGTTGGCTGCGCGCCGCATTGCGGCAGAACTCACACGGGCGGGCATCGCCGTTCTACGGTTTGATTTCACAGGTCTTGGGTCCAGCGAGGGAGAGTTCGCGTCCACGAATTTTTCCACGAACATAGGCGACCTTGAGAGCGCAGCGATGTTTCTGGAGAAACACTATGAAGCACCCTCCGTTCTGATCGGACACTCTCTTGGCGGTGCCGCGGTCCTCGCCATTGCCGGTCGCCTCAAATCCGTGAGGGCTGTCGCAACGATTGGCGCTCCAGCCGACACCGAGCATGTTTTGAAGAATCTGGGCAGTTCGCTTTCGGAAATTGAAAGGCACGGTCAGGCAGACGTTTCGCTGGGGGGGCGCCGGTTTCGCGTGGCATCGCAGTTCATCGAGGACGTGCGCTCACACAGTCTGCTTGAGGCCGTTTCTGCCCTGCGTGTCCCCTTGCTCTTGATGCATGGGCCTCTGGACGAGATTGTCGGTATAGACAATGCGACGGAGATTTTTCTCGCGGCAAGACACCCCAAGAGTTTCGTGTCACTCGACACGGGCGATCACCTGCTGAGCCGTTCGGAAGACGCGACTTTCGCTGCCAGTGTCATTGCCGGCTGGTTGTCACGATACATTTCCGCAGACGAGCCACAGGGCAATGTCGATGTGGAGCATGTTCGTGTACTCGAAACCGGGCAGGGAAAATTCCAGAACGCGGTTCAGGCTGGCCGACACAGATTGTTTGCCGATGAGCCGGTGAGCTTCGGGGGGCTCGATACGGGGCCTTCCCCCTACGATTTTCTCTCGATTGCGCTCGGCGCATGCACGACCATGACGCTACGCATGTATGCGGAGAGAAAGAAGCTCGAGCTCGGCCGCGTCAGCGTGGATGTCTCGCATGCCAAAATCCATGCGCGGGACTGCGTCGATTGCACCGATGCCGATGCGGCCAGGGGGCGCATCGATCGCTTCGAGCGGGTGATTGACGTCGAGAACGCCATTTCGGATGAGTTGCGCGCCAAGCTTCTCGAGATAGCGGGAAAATGTCCGGTGCATCGCACCCTGGAAAGCGTCGCGCATGTGCATACGCGTCACCGGCACAAAGGTTCGTCCGAGAGCTGA
- a CDS encoding cytochrome c-type biogenesis protein CcmH, with product MLSISCLGFVWLLPASAVQPDEVLNNPVLEERARDLSAELRCMVCQNQSIDDSDAELAKDLRVLVRDRLVAGDSDEEVIAYVVDRYGEFVLLKPRFSYRNALLWGAPVLLLMFGGALVYANARRRNSVGGVRELSADEQEKLDRILNGRD from the coding sequence ATTCTCTCTATTTCCTGTCTTGGTTTCGTATGGCTTTTACCCGCGAGTGCCGTTCAGCCGGATGAGGTCCTGAACAATCCCGTACTGGAAGAGCGGGCAAGAGATCTCTCTGCCGAACTCCGCTGCATGGTCTGCCAGAACCAGTCCATCGACGATTCCGACGCCGAACTCGCCAAAGACCTTCGCGTGCTGGTTCGCGACCGGCTGGTCGCGGGTGACAGCGATGAAGAGGTGATCGCCTATGTTGTCGATCGCTATGGCGAATTCGTTCTATTGAAGCCTCGATTCAGCTATCGCAATGCGCTCCTGTGGGGGGCCCCGGTTCTGTTGCTGATGTTCGGCGGGGCACTTGTCTATGCAAATGCACGCCGGAGAAACAGTGTGGGCGGGGTTCGGGAGCTGAGCGCCGACGAGCAGGAAAAACTTGACCGAATCTTGAACGGGCGTGATTGA
- a CDS encoding heme lyase CcmF/NrfE family subunit: MSIELGHFTLVLAFTMALVQMIVPILGAQLRNETLMRVGEPASITSFLLVTLSFLALTSAYIQSDFSVLNVWENSHSAKPLLFKITGTWGNHEGSMLLWVLILVFFGALVAVFGRNLPLSLRANVLGVQGAISSAFILFILATSNPFARLDPAPMEGRDLNPILQDIGLAVHPPLLYLGYVGFSVAFSFAIAALIEGRLDAAWARWVRPWTLAAWAFLTGGIAMGSYWAYYELGWGGFWFWDPVENASLLPWLGGTALLHSALVMEKRSALKIWTVLLAILTFSLSLLGTFLVRSGVLTSVHAFATDPTRGVFILGILMVFIGGSLALFAWRASTLTAGGLFQPVSREGALVLNNLILTTATATVLIGTLYPLLVEAVTGDKISVGAPFFNLTFGPLILPLLIIVPFGPLLAWKRGDLQAVSQRLFWAFGAALTVALIVFVLIDRTSVLAASGIGLGVWLVFGSVTDLVVKSGFGRLAPSVALSRLKGLPRSVFGTALAHAGIGLTVIGIIAVTTLETERIAAMAPGESVEIQGYSLRFDSLRPFTGPNYTEDQAHFSIKRVTGREVGQIVSSKRLYTARQMPTTEAGIRTLGFSQLYVSLGDRTPEGKLVVRIWWKPMVTLIWLGALVMMTGGTISLFDRRLRVGAPMPHKARPRMQEGRA; encoded by the coding sequence ATGAGTATCGAACTCGGTCATTTCACCCTCGTGCTGGCCTTTACGATGGCGCTCGTTCAAATGATCGTGCCAATCCTGGGGGCTCAGTTGCGGAACGAAACGCTGATGCGCGTTGGGGAGCCCGCATCCATCACCAGCTTCTTGCTCGTGACGCTTTCGTTTCTCGCTTTGACATCCGCGTATATCCAGTCGGATTTCTCGGTTCTGAACGTCTGGGAAAACTCTCATTCTGCCAAGCCGCTTCTCTTCAAGATCACGGGGACGTGGGGCAATCATGAAGGCTCGATGCTGCTTTGGGTGCTTATCCTGGTCTTTTTTGGCGCTCTGGTGGCGGTTTTCGGTCGAAACCTGCCTCTGTCCCTGCGCGCCAATGTTCTGGGTGTTCAGGGCGCCATCAGCAGCGCCTTCATTCTGTTCATTCTGGCAACGTCGAACCCTTTCGCGCGGCTTGATCCCGCGCCAATGGAAGGGCGAGACCTGAACCCGATCCTCCAGGACATAGGGCTGGCGGTTCATCCACCACTTCTCTATCTCGGTTATGTCGGGTTCTCTGTCGCCTTCTCCTTCGCCATTGCAGCCCTCATCGAGGGACGGCTTGATGCGGCCTGGGCACGCTGGGTGCGACCGTGGACATTGGCGGCATGGGCATTTCTGACCGGCGGTATCGCGATGGGGTCCTACTGGGCCTATTATGAACTTGGCTGGGGCGGCTTCTGGTTCTGGGACCCAGTGGAAAATGCATCGCTTTTGCCATGGCTTGGCGGCACGGCCCTTCTGCACTCGGCACTGGTGATGGAGAAGCGTTCCGCGCTCAAGATCTGGACAGTGCTTCTCGCCATTCTAACCTTTTCCCTTTCCCTGCTTGGCACCTTCCTGGTGCGTTCGGGCGTACTGACTTCCGTACATGCCTTCGCCACAGACCCGACGCGTGGCGTGTTCATTCTCGGAATTCTGATGGTGTTCATCGGTGGCTCTCTGGCGCTGTTCGCATGGCGGGCCTCCACGCTCACTGCCGGTGGTCTTTTTCAGCCGGTTTCGCGTGAGGGAGCACTTGTCCTCAACAATCTCATTCTCACCACCGCGACCGCCACGGTGCTCATCGGAACGCTTTATCCGTTGCTTGTCGAAGCCGTGACCGGAGACAAGATTTCGGTGGGGGCTCCCTTCTTCAACCTGACATTCGGCCCGCTGATCCTTCCGCTGCTGATCATCGTTCCGTTCGGTCCACTCCTTGCGTGGAAAAGGGGTGACCTGCAGGCCGTTTCACAGCGCCTGTTCTGGGCATTTGGCGCGGCGCTGACGGTGGCGCTGATCGTTTTCGTTCTCATCGACCGGACATCGGTCCTGGCAGCATCGGGCATAGGTCTCGGCGTCTGGCTTGTTTTCGGATCTGTGACGGACCTGGTCGTCAAATCCGGCTTTGGCAGGCTTGCACCGTCCGTCGCGCTAAGCCGTCTCAAGGGCCTGCCGCGTTCCGTGTTCGGGACGGCACTGGCCCATGCTGGCATCGGACTCACGGTAATCGGGATCATCGCGGTTACGACGCTTGAAACGGAGCGGATTGCAGCAATGGCTCCCGGAGAGAGTGTCGAAATCCAGGGGTACAGCCTGCGCTTTGACAGCCTGCGACCCTTCACCGGCCCGAACTATACCGAGGACCAGGCGCATTTTTCGATCAAACGCGTGACCGGCAGGGAGGTGGGGCAGATCGTCTCTTCAAAGCGCCTTTACACCGCCCGCCAGATGCCGACCACCGAGGCCGGCATTCGCACGCTGGGGTTCAGCCAGCTCTATGTTTCTCTTGGTGACCGAACGCCGGAAGGAAAGCTCGTCGTTCGTATCTGGTGGAAACCCATGGTAACGCTCATCTGGCTGGGAGCATTGGTGATGATGACTGGCGGAACCATTTCGCTTTTCGACCGTCGTTTGCGGGTGGGGGCGCCCATGCCACACAAGGCGCGCCCACGCATGCAGGAGGGGCGGGCGTGA
- the ccmE gene encoding cytochrome c maturation protein CcmE, which yields MTRKQKRLAIIAGAIGFLGSAVGLTLYALGEQTSYFYMPGDIAERPVSAGQRIRLGGLVAKGSIRRADDTRVHFAVTDGTDTVAVRYNGILPDLFREEQGVVTEGVFGEDNVFVADTVLAKHDENYMPREVADSLKEKGVWQED from the coding sequence GTGACACGGAAACAGAAACGACTTGCCATCATTGCAGGCGCAATCGGCTTCCTTGGAAGCGCCGTCGGCCTTACGCTCTATGCGCTGGGGGAGCAGACTTCGTATTTCTACATGCCGGGCGACATTGCCGAGCGTCCGGTTTCCGCCGGGCAACGCATTCGCCTCGGCGGGCTCGTGGCAAAAGGGTCGATCAGGCGTGCAGACGACACTCGTGTGCACTTTGCGGTGACCGATGGCACTGACACGGTGGCTGTCCGCTACAATGGCATACTGCCGGATCTGTTTCGGGAAGAGCAGGGGGTGGTCACGGAAGGTGTTTTCGGTGAGGACAATGTTTTTGTCGCCGATACGGTGCTCGCAAAGCATGATGAAAACTACATGCCGCGCGAGGTTGCTGACAGCCTCAAGGAAAAGGGTGTCTGGCAGGAAGACTGA
- the ccmI gene encoding c-type cytochrome biogenesis protein CcmI, protein MLFWILAAFLTFVAALAVMWPFAVRGRTAHDAHAHDLEVYRDQLFEVERDLERGLIGQHEAEQARAEIGRRILRISETREKQNSEGAAQRVTRVTAAIAVLAVPLISWGVYAFTGSPSMPAQPLYARDALPPAEAPIDDLVARAEAHLADNPDDSKGWQVLAPVYMRLGRFGDAQKALRNLIRLEGASADRQAALGEAIVGGAQGMVTAEAETAFKAALDLNAREPRARFFLALARAQDGATKDAQAAWSAMLVDLPEASPWHAAARQALASSSRETRASGPTRSDIEDATELSSAERQGMIEGMVASLDSRLRDSPDDLEGWQRLVRAYMVLQRPDDARAALNRALDAYGPNAPEAQALEIFAQGLGLATE, encoded by the coding sequence ATGTTGTTCTGGATACTTGCAGCCTTTCTGACCTTTGTTGCCGCGCTCGCCGTGATGTGGCCATTCGCTGTGCGGGGGAGAACGGCGCACGACGCGCATGCCCATGATTTGGAGGTCTACCGGGACCAGCTTTTTGAGGTGGAGCGCGATCTGGAGCGCGGGCTCATCGGGCAGCACGAAGCTGAACAGGCACGTGCAGAAATCGGTCGCCGGATTCTCAGGATCTCGGAAACCCGTGAGAAACAAAACTCTGAAGGTGCCGCTCAGCGCGTCACGCGGGTGACGGCTGCGATAGCTGTTCTTGCTGTTCCGCTCATCAGTTGGGGGGTATACGCCTTTACAGGCTCGCCGAGCATGCCGGCACAACCACTATATGCGCGCGATGCGCTGCCGCCCGCTGAAGCGCCCATCGACGATCTGGTCGCACGCGCCGAGGCGCATCTTGCGGACAATCCGGACGATTCAAAAGGCTGGCAGGTGCTAGCCCCCGTCTACATGCGGCTTGGCCGGTTTGGGGACGCGCAAAAAGCGCTGCGCAACCTAATTCGTCTGGAGGGGGCAAGTGCCGACAGGCAGGCCGCTCTTGGCGAAGCGATCGTGGGTGGGGCACAGGGCATGGTAACTGCGGAGGCCGAAACGGCCTTCAAGGCCGCTCTCGACCTGAATGCCAGAGAACCCAGGGCGCGCTTTTTTCTCGCCCTTGCACGCGCGCAGGACGGCGCAACCAAGGACGCGCAGGCCGCCTGGAGCGCGATGCTTGTCGACCTGCCCGAGGCGTCTCCCTGGCACGCGGCCGCCCGGCAGGCCCTGGCAAGTTCATCCAGAGAGACGCGTGCTTCCGGACCGACGAGAAGTGATATTGAAGATGCCACTGAGCTTTCGTCTGCCGAGCGTCAGGGCATGATTGAGGGGATGGTCGCAAGTCTCGACAGCAGGCTGCGAGACAGTCCCGATGATTTGGAGGGCTGGCAGCGTCTTGTTCGTGCCTACATGGTGTTGCAACGACCCGACGATGCGAGGGCCGCACTGAACCGAGCGCTGGATGCATATGGTCCGAATGCTCCGGAAGCGCAGGCACTGGAAATCTTTGCGCAGGGCCTTGGCCTTGCTACCGAGTAG
- a CDS encoding RT0821/Lpp0805 family surface protein produces the protein MKLTPIAAIGFSALLSGCLSGGAPVSRLEPTSFASTQVAKDNSAILGIEGGGLVGGTLGQPLSRRQKRLAIEAEYKALESTPAGQDISWRDSGSGRAGTVRPAQPYRVGSQDCRQYMHVIRIEGEMREARGTACRNEDGSWMLLG, from the coding sequence ATGAAGCTCACACCAATTGCAGCCATCGGATTTTCAGCCCTTCTTTCAGGTTGCCTGAGCGGTGGGGCCCCGGTTTCCCGGTTGGAGCCCACGAGTTTTGCATCCACTCAGGTGGCCAAGGACAATTCGGCTATCCTCGGGATCGAAGGGGGTGGACTTGTTGGTGGCACGCTGGGGCAGCCTCTTTCCCGCAGACAGAAACGGCTTGCAATAGAGGCCGAGTACAAGGCGCTGGAAAGCACGCCGGCAGGGCAGGACATTTCATGGCGGGATTCGGGATCTGGTCGAGCCGGCACGGTGCGCCCGGCGCAACCCTATCGCGTCGGCTCACAGGACTGTCGGCAATACATGCACGTAATACGCATCGAGGGCGAGATGCGGGAAGCGCGCGGTACGGCATGCCGAAACGAGGACGGTAGCTGGATGCTTCTCGGATAG
- a CDS encoding sensor histidine kinase: MTGQKPQTWLRRVISRSLAVRVIAFSSFWAVIALVVIATIISTLFRQVSERGFDSVLSAYLNNVIGSVGVAADGGLRGSPNLDDMRFLQPHSGWYWSVEPVTGDLGTPLRSPSMVTPIPAVDIDEVPFNTTFQRTYNTTGPIGETVEVFEAELVVGDEGQIARFRVMGNRSELEEEISRFVRRLYGYLAVFGLGMIAINVFAILYGLRPLNRVQQALSDIRAGTAQRLAGPFPTEIESLAEETNALIDNNRRIVERSRKQVGNLAHSLKTPLAVVMNEARAVGGARGQLISAQAQALQQQLDHYLQRARIVAQRDSLVFRTPVQASLERMARVMGKLNPSIELEVELAKQPMIFAGEQEDLDDICGNLMENAMKWASKRVSLTAKEGAVNDAGKLQIVIEDDGPGIPEEKARDVLKRGRRLDETKPGTGLGLAIVADLVDEYGGSLSLERSEFGGLKATVALPRAEA, translated from the coding sequence ATGACCGGGCAGAAACCGCAGACATGGCTGAGGCGCGTGATATCGCGGTCACTCGCGGTGCGCGTCATTGCATTTTCATCGTTCTGGGCGGTGATTGCGCTTGTGGTGATCGCCACGATCATTTCCACCCTGTTTCGTCAGGTGTCCGAGCGCGGTTTCGACAGTGTCCTCTCCGCCTATCTGAACAATGTCATCGGTTCGGTAGGTGTGGCTGCAGATGGCGGCCTCAGGGGGAGCCCAAATCTCGATGACATGCGCTTTCTGCAGCCGCATTCGGGCTGGTACTGGTCCGTCGAGCCCGTCACCGGTGACTTGGGAACGCCACTGCGTTCGCCTTCAATGGTCACGCCAATCCCCGCAGTCGACATTGACGAAGTGCCATTCAACACCACATTTCAACGCACCTACAACACGACCGGCCCGATTGGGGAGACCGTGGAGGTCTTTGAAGCGGAACTCGTGGTGGGAGATGAGGGACAGATCGCGCGTTTTCGTGTCATGGGCAATCGCAGCGAACTGGAAGAAGAGATCAGCCGCTTTGTGCGAAGGCTCTATGGCTATCTGGCGGTGTTTGGCCTTGGCATGATTGCCATCAACGTGTTCGCTATTCTCTATGGGCTGCGCCCCTTGAACCGTGTCCAACAGGCGTTGTCAGACATTCGGGCGGGCACGGCACAGCGCCTTGCGGGTCCATTTCCGACCGAAATCGAATCGCTTGCCGAAGAAACCAATGCCCTGATCGACAACAACCGGCGCATCGTGGAGCGGTCGCGCAAGCAGGTGGGGAACCTTGCACACTCCCTGAAAACGCCGCTGGCTGTGGTGATGAATGAAGCGCGGGCGGTGGGGGGCGCGCGTGGACAGCTGATTTCGGCGCAGGCTCAGGCACTTCAGCAGCAGCTCGACCACTATCTTCAGCGTGCGCGCATCGTTGCGCAGCGCGACAGTCTCGTGTTCCGCACGCCCGTTCAGGCGTCGCTTGAGCGCATGGCCCGGGTGATGGGAAAGCTCAATCCCTCCATCGAACTGGAGGTGGAACTGGCGAAGCAGCCGATGATCTTTGCCGGTGAACAGGAAGATCTGGATGATATCTGCGGAAATCTGATGGAAAACGCAATGAAATGGGCATCCAAGCGTGTCTCCCTGACCGCAAAGGAGGGAGCGGTAAACGATGCGGGGAAACTCCAGATCGTCATAGAAGATGACGGCCCCGGGATCCCCGAAGAGAAAGCTCGTGACGTTTTGAAGCGTGGACGCAGGCTCGATGAAACCAAGCCAGGAACCGGACTTGGGCTTGCGATCGTCGCCGACCTGGTGGATGAATATGGTGGTTCTCTCAGCCTGGAGCGTTCCGAATTTGGGGGGCTGAAAGCAACCGTGGCGCTGCCGCGCGCCGAAGCCTAA
- a CDS encoding response regulator transcription factor: MRILVVEDDKDLNRQISEALTDSGYVVDKAFDGEEGHFLGDTEPYDAVVLDIGLPQMDGISVLERWRQDDRKMPVLILTARDRWSDKVAGIDAGADDYVTKPFHIEEVLARLRALIRRAAGHASTELRCGPVRLDTKASKADVNGVPLKLTSHEYRLLAYLMHHPDTVVSRTELVEHLYDQDFDRDSNTIEVFVGRLRKKLGDAEIIETVRGMGYRLRAPDAG; encoded by the coding sequence ATGCGTATTCTCGTTGTCGAGGACGACAAGGATCTCAACCGGCAGATAAGTGAAGCGCTCACTGATTCCGGATATGTGGTCGACAAGGCGTTTGACGGAGAAGAAGGGCACTTCCTCGGAGATACCGAACCGTATGACGCGGTGGTGCTCGATATTGGTTTGCCACAGATGGACGGTATCAGTGTTCTGGAACGCTGGCGCCAGGATGACCGCAAGATGCCGGTCCTCATTCTGACGGCCCGTGATCGCTGGAGCGACAAGGTGGCAGGCATTGATGCGGGCGCCGACGACTATGTGACGAAGCCATTCCACATCGAAGAGGTTCTTGCGCGCCTGCGTGCACTTATCCGGCGTGCTGCGGGGCATGCCTCGACGGAACTGCGATGTGGCCCGGTGCGGCTCGACACCAAAGCCTCCAAGGCGGATGTGAACGGGGTTCCGTTGAAACTGACCTCGCACGAGTATCGGCTGCTAGCCTATCTGATGCACCACCCGGACACGGTGGTGTCACGGACGGAACTCGTGGAGCACCTGTACGATCAGGATTTTGATCGTGATTCCAATACGATAGAGGTTTTTGTAGGTCGCCTGCGCAAAAAGCTCGGCGATGCCGAAATCATCGAGACCGTGCGGGGAATGGGCTACCGGCTGCGCGCGCCGGACGCAGGATAG